A window of Flavobacteriales bacterium contains these coding sequences:
- a CDS encoding sigma-70 family RNA polymerase sigma factor, with the protein MNLSFDRKYDDLSDKVLLKHYKNSGDLEELGELYHRYMHLVFGVCLKYLKNKADSEDAVMNIFEKLIHDTQRFEIDNFKSWLHVTSRNFCLMQIRSGKSKAGAESKMDDMEYTIPMHHVEEPSIENDLTALEKCINKLQAEQKKCVKLFFLEDKSYRQIEEVAGYELKKVKSYIQNGKRNIKTCLEKSRE; encoded by the coding sequence ATGAATTTAAGTTTCGATCGAAAATATGACGACCTATCAGATAAGGTATTGCTTAAGCATTACAAGAATTCTGGTGACTTAGAGGAGCTCGGTGAACTCTACCATCGCTATATGCATTTGGTTTTTGGTGTGTGCTTAAAATATCTAAAGAACAAAGCCGATAGTGAAGATGCCGTGATGAATATCTTTGAAAAGTTGATTCATGATACACAACGTTTTGAAATAGATAACTTTAAAAGTTGGTTACATGTTACCTCAAGAAATTTTTGTTTGATGCAAATTAGGTCTGGGAAATCGAAAGCTGGTGCAGAATCTAAGATGGATGATATGGAATATACCATCCCTATGCATCATGTAGAAGAACCTTCGATTGAAAACGATTTGACTGCTTTAGAGAAATGTATTAATAAACTTCAGGCCGAACAAAAGAAATGTGTAAAGTTGTTCTTTTTAGAAGATAAGTCATATAGGCAAATAGAAGAAGTAGCGGGGTATGAGCTTAAAAAGGTAAAGAGCTATATTCAAAATGGAAAAAGGAATATTAAAACGTGTTTAGAAAAAAGCCGTGAGTAA
- a CDS encoding von Willebrand factor type A domain-containing protein, whose translation MKATIKITTLSLTLLFISLISYAKQVTGIVKNSNTVLSSVIVQVKNTQVKSKTNKLGEFSIEATSPNTILTFTAKDHLVKEVFVGTRDSIEITLVYSQLITVKDQKELEIEIVEDEVMEITREYHEKVKYDKGPGKIHPKSSKIMRCLSSPNQGQVFGNFSNFSSNQYNTEEYNIIRDNTYVSPLNEPLSTFSIDVDAASYSNIRRMINYGQYPNKDAVRIEEMINYFSYNYPEPKGEDPFSITTEIGAAPWNPNHQLVHIGLQGKQIDYTEANPSNLVFLIDVSGSMGANNKLPLLKSSMKLLINSLKDEDRIAIVVYAGAAGLVLPSTPISEKSTIIKALDHLQSGGSTAGGAGIKLAYKVAKENLIANGNNRIILATDGDFNVGASSSSDMVRLIEERRKYGIYLTITGFGMGNYKDGRMEQISNAGNGNYYYIDNIQEAKKVFVNEINSTLFTIAKDVKIQVEFNPTQVQSYRLIGYVNRKLAAEDFNDDKKDAGELGAGHTVTALYEIIPTGVKSSFTNDIDPLKYQSNLQQIMAVSNSDELLTVKFRYKEPNEDTSKLLVKTLKSKEVTTKNSENFLFSAAVAQFGMLLRDSEFKGDASYESVLSLANKSKGADKFGYRSEFIKMVESCLLMAIK comes from the coding sequence ATGAAAGCAACGATCAAAATAACTACCCTTAGTTTAACTCTACTATTTATCAGCCTTATAAGCTATGCAAAACAAGTAACTGGAATTGTTAAAAACAGCAATACAGTTTTAAGTAGTGTTATTGTCCAAGTTAAAAACACACAAGTAAAATCGAAAACAAATAAACTTGGTGAGTTCTCAATTGAAGCAACAAGCCCAAATACAATTTTAACATTTACAGCGAAAGACCACTTAGTAAAAGAAGTTTTTGTAGGCACTCGAGACTCCATTGAGATCACTCTGGTTTATTCTCAATTAATCACGGTCAAAGATCAAAAAGAATTGGAAATAGAAATAGTAGAGGACGAGGTAATGGAAATTACTCGTGAATATCACGAAAAAGTTAAATACGATAAAGGACCAGGTAAAATTCACCCTAAGAGTTCAAAAATCATGAGATGCTTATCGTCCCCGAATCAAGGACAAGTATTTGGGAATTTTTCGAATTTTTCAAGTAATCAGTACAATACTGAAGAGTACAATATAATTAGAGACAATACGTACGTCAGCCCTTTAAACGAACCGCTGTCTACTTTTTCCATTGATGTAGATGCCGCATCTTATTCGAATATTAGACGGATGATCAATTACGGACAGTATCCAAACAAAGATGCTGTACGGATAGAAGAAATGATAAACTATTTCAGTTATAATTATCCTGAACCAAAAGGAGAAGATCCTTTTTCAATTACAACAGAGATAGGCGCAGCACCTTGGAATCCAAATCACCAATTGGTACATATTGGTCTTCAAGGAAAGCAGATTGACTACACGGAGGCTAATCCATCTAACCTTGTATTTCTTATAGACGTTTCAGGTTCGATGGGAGCAAACAACAAGCTACCACTCCTTAAATCTTCTATGAAGCTTCTCATCAACTCTCTGAAAGACGAAGATAGAATTGCAATAGTAGTGTATGCAGGTGCAGCTGGATTAGTACTCCCTTCAACGCCGATTAGTGAGAAGTCGACAATCATTAAGGCCCTAGATCATCTTCAGTCTGGAGGATCTACTGCCGGTGGCGCAGGAATAAAACTTGCATACAAAGTGGCTAAAGAGAACCTAATCGCTAATGGTAACAATCGCATTATACTTGCTACAGACGGTGACTTTAATGTTGGTGCTTCATCTAGCTCAGATATGGTTCGATTAATTGAAGAGAGGAGGAAATATGGTATCTACCTAACAATCACCGGCTTTGGAATGGGCAATTATAAAGATGGCCGAATGGAGCAGATAAGCAATGCTGGAAATGGCAATTACTACTATATAGACAATATACAAGAAGCTAAAAAGGTATTTGTTAATGAAATAAACTCTACCCTCTTTACAATTGCTAAAGATGTTAAGATTCAAGTTGAATTTAATCCTACTCAAGTACAGTCTTACAGGCTTATTGGCTACGTAAACAGAAAGCTGGCTGCCGAAGACTTTAACGACGACAAGAAAGACGCTGGCGAACTTGGAGCAGGACACACAGTAACGGCACTTTATGAAATCATACCAACCGGCGTCAAGTCATCTTTTACGAACGACATCGATCCATTGAAATACCAAAGCAATCTTCAGCAGATAATGGCGGTATCCAATTCGGATGAACTATTAACCGTAAAGTTCAGGTACAAAGAGCCAAACGAAGACACCAGTAAGCTTCTCGTGAAGACCTTAAAAAGCAAAGAGGTTACTACAAAAAATTCAGAGAACTTTCTGTTTTCTGCAG